One genomic segment of Salinigranum rubrum includes these proteins:
- a CDS encoding helix-hairpin-helix domain-containing protein translates to MGLLDTLKSLLGIGGGDRRSDEDVGVTVERDTRAAEGSDPEPETASESAVKAPADEAVDSDETDDADDAAAAGTDAAASTGSMVDADAEVAEPAEAVSIGGDESAETDVDTEPPETDEAAAAGGDASASTGSMVDEHTADEATEPAEAVDTDAEAVGDIEEVEAEAETGAADDDAETSAGEVDHEETVAVEDAETADLIDEDAADEEETPAESAEAVDTDEGETVEEAADDAADAATAGSDESPDVLKGIGPAYARRLADAGIDTVADLAAADADALGDEIDVSPKRVSRWIDRAKEY, encoded by the coding sequence ATGGGGCTCTTGGATACTCTCAAGTCGCTCCTCGGCATCGGCGGCGGTGACCGCCGAAGCGACGAGGACGTCGGCGTGACCGTCGAGCGCGACACGCGCGCGGCCGAAGGGTCCGACCCCGAACCGGAGACGGCGTCCGAGAGCGCGGTGAAAGCGCCCGCGGACGAGGCCGTCGACAGCGACGAGACGGACGACGCGGACGACGCGGCCGCCGCCGGGACCGACGCGGCGGCGTCGACCGGGTCGATGGTCGACGCGGACGCCGAGGTCGCAGAACCCGCCGAGGCGGTCTCCATCGGCGGTGACGAGTCGGCGGAGACCGACGTCGACACCGAACCACCCGAGACCGACGAGGCCGCCGCCGCGGGAGGCGACGCGAGCGCCTCCACCGGGTCGATGGTCGACGAGCACACGGCCGACGAGGCGACAGAACCCGCCGAAGCCGTCGATACGGACGCCGAGGCAGTCGGCGACATCGAGGAGGTCGAAGCCGAAGCCGAGACGGGAGCGGCCGACGACGACGCGGAGACGAGCGCGGGCGAAGTCGACCACGAGGAGACCGTTGCGGTCGAGGACGCCGAGACCGCCGACCTGATCGACGAGGACGCGGCCGACGAGGAGGAGACGCCGGCCGAATCGGCGGAGGCGGTCGACACCGACGAGGGCGAGACGGTCGAGGAGGCGGCCGACGACGCGGCCGACGCAGCGACCGCCGGGTCCGACGAGTCGCCCGACGTGCTGAAGGGCATCGGCCCGGCGTACGCTCGCCGACTCGCCGACGCCGGTATCGACACCGTCGCCGACCTGGCGGCCGCCGACGCCGACGCGCTCGGCGACGAGATCGACGTCTCCCCGAAGCGCGTCTCGCGGTGGATCGACCGGGCGAAAGAGTACTAA
- a CDS encoding shikimate dehydrogenase, producing MQVFGLVGNPVGHSLSPPMHEAAYDALGIDARYVTFEPGVDDIERAVGGAEALGISGLNVTIPFKQDVLGLVDPDPLAERIGAVNTVDFSGATPRGYNTDAAGVTRSFAHHGVPLDGRDAVVVGAGGAGRAVAFALAESGCRVHVANRTVEKAESLVESIDGASAGGLDTLDRVSEADVLVNATSVGMETEESPVPREHLHADLAVLDAVYSPIETRLLREASEVGATTVDGAWMLLYQGVEAFERWTGRDAPVEAMNEALRARLS from the coding sequence ATGCAGGTGTTCGGACTCGTCGGCAACCCCGTCGGGCACTCGCTGTCGCCGCCGATGCACGAGGCCGCGTACGACGCGCTCGGCATCGACGCGCGCTACGTCACCTTCGAACCGGGCGTCGACGACATCGAGCGGGCCGTCGGCGGCGCCGAGGCGCTGGGGATCAGTGGGCTCAACGTCACCATCCCGTTCAAACAGGACGTCCTCGGCCTCGTCGACCCGGACCCCCTCGCAGAACGCATCGGCGCGGTCAACACCGTCGACTTCTCCGGGGCGACTCCGAGAGGGTACAACACGGACGCGGCGGGCGTGACTCGCTCGTTCGCCCACCACGGCGTCCCGCTCGACGGACGCGACGCCGTCGTGGTCGGGGCGGGCGGGGCGGGGCGGGCAGTCGCGTTCGCGCTCGCCGAGTCGGGGTGTCGCGTCCACGTCGCCAATCGAACGGTCGAGAAAGCCGAATCGCTCGTCGAGTCCATCGACGGTGCCTCCGCGGGTGGACTCGACACGCTCGACAGAGTGAGCGAGGCGGACGTGCTCGTCAACGCGACGAGCGTCGGGATGGAGACAGAGGAGTCGCCCGTCCCGCGCGAACACCTCCACGCCGACCTCGCCGTGCTCGACGCGGTGTACAGCCCCATCGAAACCCGACTCCTGCGCGAGGCGAGCGAAGTCGGCGCGACGACGGTCGACGGGGCGTGGATGCTCCTGTATCAGGGCGTCGAGGCGTTCGAGCGGTGGACCGGACGGGACGCGCCCGTCGAGGCCATGAACGAGGCGCTGCGCGCGCGGTTGTCGTAG